ACAACCGCTGTCGAACCTCTGGGGCTTGAAGCAATCTTTAATGCTCTGAATAAAATGGAAGCAGATGCGGCAACACGAACTCCTAGCGTTGATAGCTGGGAGGACGTGGGCGTGGACGAGAAATTTTCTGGAGAAGACGCTGCAGCTCAAGGGCCCCGGAAGGATATTCGGCCGGCTATCTACATCGAGAAAGGTCTAGATATGCATTCGAAGAAGGGCAGCAACGGCAAGGACGTAATGAAGTTTCGATTGCCAACTCAACCAGTCCAATATGTTCCTCAAGGCAATCTTCATCTTGCAGCAGAGAAGGTGTTTGATCTCAGCCCTAAGGCGATTTTCCATATTCTATTCGGCGATAAGAGCGCTGTCTGGCAGCTCCTTTTGCACCAAAGAAGGGCTCGAGGTAAGCTATATCAACCCGTATGGAATGTAGAGCATTACTAACTAgcttgaagatatcaagcAGGGACCTTGGTCTCGCAATGATTCTAACCATTTGAGGCGAGATATTAAGTACCAAATTGAGACAACGAATATGCTTGGTATGTGAATCGACCTATATATGATTTATAGAACTACAACTAATACGCCATGTACTAGGTCATAAGCACGGCCAGACCATATCCGATTATCAGATGATAGATGTCCTTAATGACCACTTGTGCTACGTGATAACGGACAAGCGGACTCCCTGGCATCTTCCCTTTAAGCGCTCGTTCAGGCTGGTCAGTAAGATTGTGATCACGTTTGTCGCGAAGGGCAAGAGTAAGCTTGCTATATATACTAAGGTGGAGTGGTTGTGGTCTCCCTATGGCATTCAACGTGAGTATGACAGTACCAGGTCCGCATAAATAACCGCTAATGATTACCAGGTGTCATTGACAAACAAGCAACCGGTGACCTAGAGCAAGATGCGCTGGATCTTGTGGATCTCGTGAGCGAGCAGGTGCGCAGGCTCGGTGCACAAAGCCGAACCAAGAAAGCCATTGCAATCTTCGGCCACGTCGGCCGCCAGAACACCGTATCACAGTTAGGCGAGTCAGACTTCAAGATAGAGATTCGAAATCCTCGCACTCAGAGGACGTTGGCCCAACTTCTATTTGAGACGTTCGTCAGCTTCCTCGAAAGCGCCGTATCGTCCGTGATGCTTTGGACGTTTGCCCTCTTTCGCTGGGTCTGGAAAACTGCAAACGCTAATCTAATTATCCTTGCCTTGTTAATATCCAGCATGCTGATAAATGGGTTCTATACCTCACGGGACGCCTATGATTGGTGGTACGAAAGGAAAGCCGAGAATTTCATGGCTCGTCTGGGAGTTCACCCGGACCATGTCATGAGCAAAGCTATTTACATGAGGGACATCGATGAAGTGATTGCAAACTCAACCCTCGGACATGCGAGCGACGACGTGAGTGACTGCTTCGCCACCTTCCATCAGCAAACAATACGGAATGTTGGAACACCGCTGTCCATCAGCACGTCTGGCCCGAGAGATTCAGCGACAAAGAGCGCAGCCAGACGGCTCCAGCAGACTCGTGAACGTCTAGCTATGCATCGACATGACCTCGTGGTAGGCCTCCGCGTAGTGAACAGCATCGAAAGAGAGATCCTCCAGAACGAATGGGAGCGTTGGCTCCGACAAGAACTGAAACGTTGTGACCAAATCGAAGCCCTACTCAGACAGAGTAGTGACACCGACCAGGTTGACATGCAGGTGGATCGGACAAGCCAGGCCGCGTTCGCTGATTTATCCGACGATATCAGGGAATGGTACGAAAGGTATTGTTTTAGCtgccatcaagaacaagacTTAGTCGAGGAGAATCACCGTGCATATGGCAATTCATGAGTAGGCGGCAGAGATTTGTGGGTCATTTTGTGTATTCCGGGTCCTCTGATATTTGTTTGAACGATACCCTATTGCAATTAACGGGTCTGTTTTGTCTCATGAATGTGTTCCAAGACAATCCCATCTTTTAGCACTTGAATGTATAGCTCAAATTGTATAGCACATCGAAGAGATTAAGGGATCGATTGTAACCTTTCATGTTGTGGAACATACTCGTCCACTCGATACGATATCGCATCTCTTGTTGTACTTCAATGTAGTGAATCGTAAACCGGTGTCATAACTGCAATTTTGGGTGGAGGATTTCTAATTTTGCCGAGGCTTCACAGCACCCTCTTGAACAACATAATAGACCACGGTCCCATCACCGCCCATCCCCCTATCCACCATGGCAAGAAGGAGCCTCTTTCCACCCCATTCCTTCGTGAGACGAGCCTTCTTCCTATACTCGTAGTACTCTACCAGCTTGACCCCTTTTTCACCACCGGCCCCATCATTTGTTTCTTCACTGTCATTCATTGAAGATTCTTCAGCCTGAATGTCCGCCTCGTCAGGAAGCGAATCGAACACTGACGCCATCTTGCGCAAACTCCACGGTTGATTTTTAACAGTTGGTAGAACAAATATGCGCTCCAGTTCGATGTCTTCTTCGCGGAGTCCTCGTTCTAGTAGGTATAGCTGCTCATCCGGATGTGTGTAGACTCGATGTGGAGGTATACCGGAGATTAGGTACCGAGGGACTGTTTGCTCTTCTGAAGGCGTCGTTGCTAGCCCTGCTCCTAGCGGTGAAGCCCTGAGATTTGAGTCCTTGAGATCGTGGACTTGAAGTGATGTCCATAGGTGCTGGTGTTGGAGGTTGTGGAGGATTTGGACTGTGCTTGCGGAGAGGGGATCGGAGGATGCGGAGGTGGAGATGAGGTTGGTGAGAGCTGATAGCTCTGGTGTCGCAATAGGAGTGGATTGTGTTGATGCCATATTGTCCCCCCTTTCGGTTCTTCAGTCGTCGCCTCTCTATCTCTTTGTCTGTTtgtctgtctttccttttccttttccccctccctTCGTTCACTTGTTGCGCGTGTGGAATGCGCGGCGCGAAAACGTGAATGCAGATTGCTTCAAGAATCGAGGCTGAATTGCTGGGATGAGCAATTaattgagaaggaaaagaatcgGAAGGCGAGTTTCAGCTTCTGGTGCTTGTACCGAACTTCTCTAACggtggtggagaggaaaagtTCCCTTGAAGTGGGGAACGAAAATCCGATTTAATTATTCACGAAATTAAGTTAGcgttcctcttctttgggaaaaagaagaacacatGGCATCATTGGCCTGGACTTTCTTATATCTGGCCCTGAGACCCCTGCCATTGTTTCTCATTTTCTACCTATGTTTTCACATTTCTCTTCCATTCTCTTGTAGAGACTTTCCCttcgtttctctttctgtttaATCCTACTTAATTCCCTTCGTCCTTCCTTTGAACTTGTTTTACTATAGCTTGTTCGATGGCGCGCCAGAAGCAAGCAACGCCCTTGCAACGGGCCACTTCTTCTGAATTGATGCACATGGCCCCGGAGGGAACCGATTCACAAGCAAAGCAACAGAATGGCAATGCTAAGAAGCTCGCTGCCAATGGCAGTGCTTCCAAAGGACAAGTCGCGCACGAAGCTGCTCTGGAGACTCCAGGTTTGGCGCAACTTGCGATTTGTGTCCTTGGGATCTATGCATCGTTGTAAGTAGCCTGAATTACCTTTAGCTCTCACTTCGCAGGGTGACTGACAGTTGCGCAAGTCTCTCTTGGGGCGTCCTTCAAGAAGCGATCACTACAGTTTCATACCATGTCCGTCCTCCAACTGCTGCTGAACCAGAACCTCCTACCGAGCGCTTCACGTTCTCGATTGTCTTGAACACAATCCAGTCTACATTTGCCGCTATCACTGGCTTCCtgtacctttttttctcgACCCCAGCTGGCCAAAAGATACCATCGATCTTCCCGACCAAGAAAATATTGTTCCCTCTGTTCCTCGTTAGCATTTCCTCGTCACTTGCGTCGCCGTTTGGATACGCCAGTCTTGCGCATATTGACTATTTGACATTTATCCTTGCAAAATCGTGCAAGCTCCTGCCAGTCATGTTCCTGCATTTGACTATCTTCCGGAAAAGGTACCCCTTGTATAAATATGGTGTCGTTCTCCTGGTCACCCTCGGAGTCGCGACTTTCACACTCCACCACCCGGGTACAAGCAAGAAGGTCGCCGCATCAGCTGCAAAGAACCAGTCCGGCTCGTCCATGTGGGGaattttcctcctttccatCAATCTTCTCTTGGACGGCCTCACGAACACTACTCAAGATCATGTCTTCAGTTCCCCACAGATCTACACCCGCTTCACGGGGCCGCAGATGATGGTAGCGCAGAATGTACTCTCGACTCTCCTAACTAGCACGTATCTTCTTGTGATGCCCCACCTGTCGTCCACCGGCATTCTGCACGCCATTCTTCCCATTCCCATTCCGCCGTCTACTGAGACAGAATTAACGTCCGCCATTTCCTTCCTGTCGAGGCATCCGGAAGCTCTGAAGCATGTCTTAGGTTTCGCGGCTTGCGGTGCAGTTGGACAGCTGTTTATCTTCTACACCCTTTCCCGCTTTTCGTCTCTGCTCCTGGTTACTGTCACTGTCACACGTAAAATGCTGACCATGCTCCTGAGTGTCTTCTGGTTCGGCCACTCTCTATCTGCTGGACAGTGGCTGGGTGTGGGTCTTGTTTTCGGTGGCATTGGTGCCGAGGCCGTGGTGCaaagacaagagaagaaggcgaaagAGCGGGCGAAGGCTGCAAAGAGCCAGTAAAGTAATGCTTAGTTcatgtatatatagactGTTTTGATAAAATCACAGCGTTTTTGATTAGTTCGTGAGTTCCATTATCTTGGTTCGGTGTTGATATAGCAGTCTCCATTCCCTGGAGATTGAAAGGATTAATATTTgcacaggagaagaaagttATCTTTTACTTCCGCCCCTCGACCATGATAATATGGTATCCAAATCCGGTCTTCACCTCCACATACTTCGGATTCGCTGTCGTACTAGGCTCGAGTTCATATGCTGCCTTCTCAAATGTGCCATCGAGACTTCCCCGGACCTTCCAGCCAAGAGAACCACCTATACACAGCCATCAATACACCTCCGCTCATTCACAACAAGCGCaacagaaaggaaaggagacgaaagaaagaaagaacacaTACCCTGTCTCGCTTTATCCTCGGAAAACTCCCTAGCAACATCATCAAACTTAGACCCATTACGGAGCTTCTCCAGagcctcctccttcttcgaaTGTTTCTCGCACTAAATTAAACCGAGTATcattagaaaataaatgtTTCATATCCATAACGTTATTAACGCATGGATGGCAGTCAATCTACACGTAACCGACTCAACCCCCTACTCCggttttatatatattgccCCGAACTCAAACtaaaagaagagcaagaagaagaaaagggggggAAATACATACAAGAATATGCCGCACGTTAATCGAAGTAGCTGGTTTCAATCCCTTGCCCCCCTTATCACCTCCATCGTTTCCCTTGCCTTTCTTGTCTCCGCCTTTGTTTTTGGGCGCCATCTTGGTCGTGTTGTTTTGGGTAACGGTAagtgctttttcttttttcaaacTTTGTTTTTATTCTGTATTTTtgttttaaattaaaattttgGGTTTGCTTTTTCGACCCTTCGAGAAGGTGCTTatcttttgcctcttccAAATATCTGGGTGAATGCTGGGTCGAGATCTTGTTATGGGCAGTCAAATTGAGATCTGATGTTGAGGTCACTGATGTGGGGCTTGTAGTGGGGGGTTGTCCGGATGCCTGAGGCGATGATTTCCGTCTCTACTTGATGTGTTCCAGGTGACGACATGACTTTACTCGAACGTTTCCCTTCTGTTCCGGCTGGGTTTGATGTGTGGGGttgattattattttgtTGGTTTATTAGTCTTGAAGGTTATTGAAAGGTAAGTTCCAATATATCCTGGTTTTGGAAATGTTTATCATTATCTGATGACCGGGTGGGATTGTAGATCTGTACCAAGGACCAGTGCAGTGTACGCTTCCAGATGAATGTAGATCTCGAGACGGTGCGGATCAAGTCGTTGCCGGATGATGCGTTTTACATAGCGGATTTTATcacagaagaggaggaagaggtgcTGTTACAAAAGGTATATGCTGTACATTAGTGTTCCACTGACATGTCCCTGTCTACCGGCTACGCCGATTGGAATGATGGCCCGGGTACGGAGCATAGCCAGTCAACGAGACTTGGATACTGATTGGTGTGATGCTGATGCATAACAGATTGCCACAGCCCCTCTGCCCCGCTGGACTCATCTGTCCCACCGTCGTCTCCAAACATGGCCCTCTGCCCTGACCAAGTCCAACGCCCTCATTTCCTCTCCCCTTCCATCCTGGCTCGTCTCACCCGTCATCCCTCGCTTTGAGTCGCTAGGCATATTTGCTGATGCCCCGCACGGGGCCCCGAACCATGTTCTAGTGAACGAGTACCGCCCCGGACAGGGTATCATGCCgcatgaagatggtgctgCTTATTACCCGCTAGTTGCCACGGTGAGTTTGGGAGCACCGATTGTGTTGGACTTGTACCAAAAAGGTCAGGGCCTGGACGGCGAGGACCGTAGGCCGCAGCAGCGTATCTTGCAGGAGCGCCGAAGTTTGTTGGTTACAACCAAGGAGATCTACACAGACTATCTGCACGGTATCGCGGAGACAACCAGGGATGAAGGGCTAGGCCCTGAATCTATATGTAACTGGGGTTTGTTGCGGGAACAGGTTCGATACCAGTGTGGATGGTTTGAAAGGGAGACTAGGATTAGTCTGACGTATCGCGATGTTCTCAAGGTCGCGAAGGTGGGCAATACGATGAAATTCCTGGGTGGGCGGTGATACTGCCCGCACCTCCAGTCATCAGGGATGAACGACTCCACAAATGTTTCAATACTACAGCATTAGTATACCCAAGGGATCATATTCCACCTCTCCCGCACCGAGCTCTCGCCGAATTTCTGCATGTACCAGCGTTTGGTCTCGGACGCAGTGACGCCTAAATTGACCGTGACAAAGACGGCAGCGGACAAAACTGTCTTATTGATCATCTCTCCCCGGGGAGCGGCAAGCAGGGCCAATGATAGGTAGATCGCACATTCAGCCGTGTAGTGCGGACATACGATGCTGCGGAACAAGGGGTGGGAGGGAAGGGTGTACTTCttgagagagaaaagatagtGGTGGGCGTCATGTTGTAGGCCAGATGCAAACAGAAAGATTGGCAAGCAGAGAAATGTACGAAGGCTTGGGGCGTTGTTCACGGTTACATCGTCGAGGCTCAATTTATGGGACAACAGCGTTTCTGTGAATTTCGAACCGATCGAAATTAGCGGGACAGCAATCGTGCTTGGCCACGGGAACTGCATACCTGTCCCCTCAATCCACAGGGCGATTGAGACTGCTAGATAGAAAGCAATGCCTGCTAGCCAGTGGACAAACCACatctgggaagaagaaggcttgGAAAAGGTGAAGCACTCATGTAACCGTCTTACACCTTGCGCGAGCATCAGTACCCAGCACAACATAATCTGGTTGATCGACATCGTCCTCTGTAGGTGTTCCGAGTGAACCCTCGTCGCGATGGCTTGGAACGCTTGTCCATGGCACATAAGCTGAAGGGCCCAGAAAACCGAGGATAGCAGGGAGACGACGTAGAACTGTGTGAAATAGCTGTGTGGAACTTTCAAAGAGGCAAGATAGTCGAGAATGTGAGTTAAGGGGGAGCTGCTCGAAGGCTCAGACGGGGTAGTATCCGACTCGGCCGTCACGGTTGCACGAGCGCCATAAGGGACGAAGCGCGAACGAAGGGAATCCAACAGGCTGACCGACAGGATCTGGGGAGTTTAGTTTTGAAGCCATTTtagatagaaaaaaatatttgGTAGACTGATGCCGTATGATGCTCGGCGTTCTGCCACTACGTCATTGTCAACATGTTTTCATACCGTACACGAtgcaaagagaaagaaagctcGAAGGACATCCACCGCGTCCATGTGGGCAGTCGCCAGTGCCCAGTCGACGAGACTGGGAAGAAAGTCCATGGTCATGAAAGTTCTTGTCCCCTACGTGGAGGGAACCCGCAGATGATGGGCGGAGGGAAATTGATTGAAGATCAAAAAAAAACTTGAAAAGACTAGTTCGACAGACAGCACACCACTCTGGGGTTTGTTTTGCTCATGGAATGGTTCCAGGACGCGATCTGGACTTTGCCCGCAGGTGAAACCTCGTATTCGCATTACTTACACTGACGATGGTCCCTGTTCTGTCACAACGATGAGACACGTTCGACTGCTGTTTGTGGAGAACAAAAACCACCGAGACTCCACAGGCCAAGGCAAGATGAGCAGTCATAAAATCATaaacaaacccccaaaccgAGTAATAATCGGCATCCTTTGGGTTCCACCGTGGTCTCGTGAGAAGCCAGTAGAAAATAACATGAACTAGCTCTAAATTTCGCCTCTTTGTTTGGTATTCATggagtaatataattattagtcAGTAAAGTTGTAGGTAAACAACACATTTCATTTTGAATAATTTAAACGAATGTTTTCTCATACCAACTGACCTCCTGCATTTGTCATTTCCCCTAACGTCTTCTCGAGACgacaagaagagagaaaaaagaaagcaaaaaaaaaaaaagaaaagaaaaacaacgCAAGTATTCATGAGGGGACGGAGGAATGACTCTTCACAGATAAAATACCGCCGCACATTACATTGGTACATTCCTCATTACCACCatttcccccttctcctttAAGGCCGATCCATCGGCGGGTCCAATAACCCAAGTCGACGCCAACCAGAGAAGGCGGCGAAGTGGGGCGATAACCAGGCAGTTATGCGGCATGATTATTGGACGGAAATCAGCAGATCGCTGCGACTCAACGTGGGTCTGCCAAATTGAGAGAGAAGCCGTCTAGGCCGGAAACGGCAATGAGCGGGCGACGGTGTGCCCGGTCATTGGTTCTCTCTGGGCAAATTGACGCCTAGGTAGTCTGATAGCCTACGCAGCTTCCAGGGATTCCTCTCAAGAGTCCACTGCAAAGAGGGTGACTGGCGCACCACTTCTCGCCCTCCGTTCCAATGTGCAGGTTTCAGAGGCACCACCACcctaaaaaaagagaaaattaaTTCATTCATACGCCACTTTTTGACCGCCCCCGCCCGCTTTTTGGGCCTTCGCACAGGATCTTGAGACTCGGAAGGGCCTTTCATCTTGCCTCCCTGTACCTCCGTTGCGGCTGCATCTGTAAGTATTACGTATTATCGTGGTCGTTATGCATTCAAAGAGGGGGAAGTATGGGACTTATAGGATTGACCCCATTATTATCGGTATCATAGCCACAGataagaaaagtaagaaaagaagaaaaaaaaaaaaaagaaaagccttGGGTGATGTGATCAAGAAACGTACTTTTCTCGTCCTTAGTGGATAATGAAAGATGGGgttttttgtttctcgtACCGTATCATACCATCACCCATGACTACTTGGTGGTAGACAACTACTCCTATAACTAGGTCTTTTCTGAGTTAGCGAAAAAGCATTGGTGCTTCTCTATCTTTGGTGGCCAAAACAAGAGAGGAGCCCCCCGGCTGGTAAGTTTCCTGGGGCAATTATTACCTACCATTACCACCAACCCGCTTATGGACGATAGACCAGTGCTGCGACTACTGCTTCTGCTCTACTACGTACTGCTAAATTACTACCACGAAATTTCCCTAAACCCCAAACGAGTGGTCGGCTGTTTCAACGCAACTCTTCGACTttactctcttctcttctctctttcttcctcttttcaatcccctccccccaaTCTTTTACCCTCCCACCTTGAACCTCAAAAattatcttcttctctctttgtCGACTgtatttcttccttctttcctattttatttctccttcctcttcagtcACCTCTTTGTCCGTCACCCGCAACATTAACTCTCTTCCCGAGTAATTCTAAATCTACTCGTCTCTTACCCTCCTGCTGCTCCCCTCCTATTTCGACTCGTTACCTGCGCCTTCTTCACCACTCGCCGAGAATTATCGCTTCCGCTGTACCCAAAGGACTGACCCAAAAAACCATTCATTGCCATCTAGCGTGGTCGAGCACCAGCTTCCGCGCATACTTGCTGGTGTCTGACCACGAGTCTTCCTTTCGCCACGGCCCCCGAAAATGACGAGCGGAACCCCCAGAAATCGAGTGCCACCGCTATGAGTGATGTTGATGCTGTCTCCTCCCTGCCAGCTGCCCTAGATGCCGGACACAGTGCTCTTGCGGTCAAGGTGAACCACCGATCTCCTTCAGGTCCACGGTCCCCTAAGAGGTCTTCTCCATTCCCT
This Aspergillus flavus chromosome 1, complete sequence DNA region includes the following protein-coding sequences:
- a CDS encoding UDP-Glc/Gal endoplasmic reticulum nucleotide sugar transporter (UDP-galactose transporter protein 1); this encodes MARQKQATPLQRATSSELMHMAPEGTDSQAKQQNGNAKKLAANGSASKGQVAHEAALETPGLAQLAICVLGIYASFLSWGVLQEAITTVSYHVRPPTAAEPEPPTERFTFSIVLNTIQSTFAAITGFLYLFFSTPAGQKIPSIFPTKKILFPLFLVSISSSLASPFGYASLAHIDYLTFILAKSCKLLPVMFLHLTIFRKRYPLYKYGVVLLVTLGVATFTLHHPGTSKKVAASAAKNQSGSSMWGIFLLSINLLLDGLTNTTQDHVFSSPQIYTRFTGPQMMVAQNVLSTLLTSTYLLVMPHLSSTGILHAILPIPIPPSTETELTSAISFLSRHPEALKHVLGFAACGAVGQLFIFYTLSRFSSLLLVTVTVTRKMLTMLLSVFWFGHSLSAGQWLGVGLVFGGIGAEAVVQRQEKKAKERAKAAKSQ
- the ppci1 gene encoding ppcil produces the protein MAPKNKGGDKKGKGNDGGDKGGKGLKPATSINVRHILCEKHSKKEEALEKLRNGSKFDDVAREFSEDKARQGGSLGWKVRGSLDGTFEKAAYELEPSTTANPKYVEVKTGFGYHIIMVEGRK